Sequence from the Candidatus Thorarchaeota archaeon genome:
AGACTGATGTACGAGTCTCATGAGAGCTCACGAGACCTCTACGAGGTGTCTCATCCCAGACTGGACCTCCTTGTCGAGTTGTCAAGAAACCATCCTGCCGTCCTAGGTGCGCGCATGACAGGTGCAGGTCTTGGAGGCGCGATACTCGCCTTGGTCAAAGAGAAGCACGTCGAGGACTACATGCGGTCAATTGTGCGTTTCTACGAGAAAGAAACCGGCCTGACTCCACGGGTCATTGCAGGACGCGTGCCGGGCGGGGTTGTTACCACCACGCTGTGACAACACTACCTCTCATGGGCGGCAAAGCCCTTCTTGATCACCGTGTCGACTGTCTCACTGCTTCTGTATGGGTAGTCCTTGTTGTAGTGCGCCCCCCGGCTCTCTCTTCTCATCCTTGCCATCTTGATTATGAGCTCTGCGACTGTCGCTATGTTCCTCAGTTCCACCAAGTCTGGAGTTATCTTGAAGTCCCAGTAGAACTGCTCTATCTC
This genomic interval carries:
- a CDS encoding L-aspartate oxidase (catalyzes the formation of oxaloacetate from L-aspartate); its protein translation is IPPWDSGHATDADELVVINHMWDEIRSIMTNYVGIVRSRKRLIRARNRIGFIAKEIEQFYWDFKITPDLVELRNIATVAELIIKMARMRRESRGAHYNKDYPYRSSETVDTVIKKGFAAHER